A region from the Fusarium musae strain F31 chromosome 1, whole genome shotgun sequence genome encodes:
- a CDS encoding hypothetical protein (EggNog:ENOG41~MEROPS:MER0902165) → MSNNPWAEGGNEPGWEDVGPRRDGQASSADRPNPQAVPAALRSGIAFDNQDEQRAWGEAKTQPNNQQQTQETPAVLKPGGDRPETNPFLRKKVPSRQETPLTESFSKLGIEEPNTNPWQPAIEVQPAPSAPQPIPNLMDDVPPRGAWTPTPEPLPAGSPGMVSLPSGRESPAWDEDPLGRNDKPPAPPMKLSAEFTGDTNIWDDLGGADKGKAKATGEARPASPDDWNLIDSEPSPSPMKEPQEEKPPLPPRQPTLQTESSSWRASGDPIDGKTETYQIKNIQWHDATSSKNPRISPILIQNANGPCPLVALVNALTMTTPADVEDTALVQTLRSREQVSLNLLLDAVFDELMSPRRTSSEDALPDVGDLYAFLQSLHTGMNVNPRFVPTESMINAYKRTSLTHLHPAERGDLIPGTFENTAEMGLYATFSIPLIHGWLPPKNEHAYEALERQAASYEDAQNLLFREEELEQKLSDPEGGLTEDEQQLYQDIVIIKEFLDNSATQLTPWGIEVIGKAIRPGTFAILFRNDHFSTLYCHPQSMQLVTLVTDAGFKSHDEIVWETLSDVNGGNTEYLSGDFRVVGSGGLAPSTSAGNYSNNDGGEWTTVHNRRGKGRHEDEPPMSPNAEQEDRDLALALQLQEEEEERHRAEEARRRRESMLSEQFIEQHAFQPGNATRGNLGGRGGRGGQPARGGAPRGGGVTRGATGLVPGRNSSVSAPTTTTTNAQPRIPAQRVRSLIPAQPPRPPVSRPADEAADDAPPSYEQSAHDRTYQPPVGHPSHPNSSPTISRQTSTAASVNSSMPVGQRPFGPSAGRRPSGPGVGVNGGGQRERDCIVM, encoded by the coding sequence ATGTCGAATAATCCCTGGGCCGAAGGAGGGAACGAGCCGGGATGGGAAGATGTAGGACCCCGTCGTGACGGACAAGCATCTTCAGCGGATAGACCGAATCCTCAAGCTGTTCCTGCGGCCCTCAGATCTGGAATCGCTTTCGATAACCAAGATGAGCAGCGGGCGTGGGGAGAAGCGAAGACACAGCCAAATAATCAGCAACAGACTCAAGAGACGCCTGCGGTGTTGAAACCAGGCGGAGATAGACCAGAAACGAACCCTTTTCTACGAAAGAAAGTTCCTTCAAGACAAGAAACACCACTAACGGAATCATTTTCGAAACTTGGTATCGAAGAACCTAATACGAACCCATGGCAACCAGCAATAGAGGTGCAGCCTGCACCATCAGCCCCGCAACCGATTCCAAACCTCATGGACGATGTCCCTCCTAGAGGCGCATGGACGCCCACGCCGGAGCCACTTCCCGCTGGATCACCGGGTATGGTGTCATTGCCCTCTGGTCGCGAGTCGCCTGCTTGGGATGAGGATCCCCTGGGAAGAAATGACAAACCTCCTGCGCCACCTATGAAGCTCTCCGCAGAATTTACTGGGGACACAAATATCTGGGACGACCTAGGTGGCGCCGACAAGGGGAAAGCCAAGGCCACAGGAGAAGCCAGGCCAGCATCGCCGGATGATTGGAATCTGATAGATTCAGAGCCATCGCCGAGCCCCATGAAGGAACCTCAAGAGGAGAAGCCACCTTTGCCCCCCAGGCAACCAACACTACAAACCGAATCGTCAAGTTGGAGAGCATCCGGAGACCCGATCGACGGAAAGACGGAAACTTATCAGATTAAGAATATACAATGGCACGACGCGACCTCGTCAAAGAACCCACGAATATCCCCAATCTTGATACAGAATGCAAACGGGCCTTGTCCTCTTGTAGCTCTGGTTAACGCACTTACTATGACAACACCtgccgatgttgaagatACTGCACTTGTACAGACTCTTAGATCGAGGGAACAAGTCAGCCTGAATCTGCTTTTGGACGCTGTTTTTGACGAACTTATGTCACCACGACGAACAAGTTCCGAAGATGCATTGCCAGACGTTGGAGATTTGTATGCCTTCTTGCAAAGTTTACATACCGGCATGAACGTCAATCCGCGATTTGTTCCTACAGAGAGTATGATAAATGCTTACAAGCGTACATCATTGACACATTTGCATCCTGCTGAGCGAGGAGACTTAATCCCGGGAACTTTTGAGAACACGGCCGAGATGGGGTTATATGCCACATTCTCGATCCCACTGATTCATGGATGGCTACCACCAAAGAACGAACATGCATATGAAGCGCTGGAACGACAAGCCGCATCATACGAGGACGCACAGAATCTCCTTtttcgagaagaagagctcgAACAGAAGTTGTCTGATCCTGAAGGCGGACTCACAGAGGATGAGCAGCAACTTTACCAAGATATTGTCATAATCAAGGAATTCTTGGATAATTCCGCGACCCAACTTACGCCTTGGGGCATTGAAGTTATTGGTAAAGCCATTCGACCGGGTACATTTGCCATTCTTTTCCGGAATGACCATTTCAGTACACTGTATTGTCATCCGCAGTCGATGCAGCTCGTCACGCTTGTGACGGACGCAGGATTCAAGTCTCATGATGAAATCGTATGGGAGACACTATCAGATGTCAATGGTGGCAACACCGAATATCTTTCAGGAGACTTCCGGGTTGTGGGATCTGGCGGTCTTGCTCCTTCGACGAGTGCGGGCAACTACTCCAACAACGATGGCGGAGAATGGACGACAGTACATAATCGAAGGGGCAAGGGGCGGCATGAAGATGAGCCCCCGATGAGTCCCAATGCTGAACAGGAAGATAGAGATTTGGCTCTCGCATTGCAACtacaagaagaggaagaggaaagaCATAGAGCAGAGGAGgcacgaagacgaagagagAGCATGCTTTCAGAGCAATTTATCGAGCAACATGCCTTTCAACCAGGAAATGCAACACGTGGCAACCTGGGAggtagaggaggaagaggtggACAGCCGGCAAGAGGAGGAGCTCCACGAGGTGGAGGCGTCACCAGAGGAGCCACGGGTCTCGTCCCAGGACGCAACAGCTCCGTCAGCGCGcccaccacaaccacaaccaacGCACAGCCCAGAATACCCGCCCAGAGAGTGCGATCCCTCATCCCAGCCCAACCACCGCGACCACCCGTGTCACGCCCAGCGGACGAAGCAGCAGACGATGCACCGCCTTCCTACGAGCAGTCGGCGCACGACAGGACGTATCAGCCGCCTGTGGGACACCCGAGCCATCCGAACAGCAGCCCTACGATATCGAGGCAGACCAGCACTGCTGCGAGTGTGAATTCGTCGATGCCAGTGGGGCAGAGACCCTTTGGGCCGTCTGCGGGCAGACGGCCTTCGGGACCGGGGGTAGGGGTAAATGGCGGTGGgcagagggagagggatTGCATTGTGATGTGA
- a CDS encoding hypothetical protein (EggNog:ENOG41): MAIIEGWLPPTRENYDLILKVWQISYPIIGSMQWLTSWYGMGKTSVTSPLNLPGRIGWLTMEAPGFLTLLYLMKVLPEQYGVDDLPWQNKVLAGLFPSMSPVHIAVWLLGLSFQICNATCIGSWLAAYGPTTEAAWSSQSSILQFSSGILIFYLGLSGNFFHDEELRDIRRREAQRQERAKLDGHASSKGVEKHYQIPQAGLFRYVLYPHYLCEWVEWAGFWMAAGWGCAPARAFLVNEMFAMFPRAVRGRRWYLERFGEDKVGRRWAVIPGVW, translated from the exons ATGGCTATTATCGAAGGGTGGTTACCACCCACTCGGGAGAACTACGACCTGATCCTCAAAGTCTGGCAGATATCTTACCCAATT ATTGGTTCGATGCAATGGCTTACCAGTTGGTATGGCATGGGCAAAACCTCAGTCACAAGCCCTCTTAACCTACCCGGCCGTATTGGCTGGTTGACCATGGAGGCACCTGGATTTCTGACGCTGCTGTACCTGATGAAAGTTCTTCCTGAACAGTATGGAGTCGACGATCTTCCGTGGCAGAATAAAGTGCTTGCGGGTCTGTTT CCCTCCATGTCACCGGTGCACATTGCTGTGTGGCTGCTCGGCTTGAGTTTTCAGATTTGCAACGCAACATGTATTGGATCATGGCTCGCAGCATATGGCCCCACCACTGAAGCAGCATGGTCATCACAATCATCCATATTGCAATTCTCATCAGGTATTCTAATCTTCTATCTCGGTCTATCCGGCAACTTCTTCCACGACGAGGAACTACGAGACATACGCCGGCGCGAGGCCCAGCGGCAAGAGCGCGCCAAGCTGGACGGCCACGCGAGCAGCAAGGGCGTGGAGAAGCACTACCAGATTCCGCAGGCAGGACTGTTCCGGTACGTGCTGTACCCTCACTACCTGTGCGAGTGGGTAGAGTGGGCTGGGTTCTGGATGGCGGCGGGCTGGGGATGCGCGCCTGCGAGGGCGTTTCTGGTGAACGAGATGTTCGCCATGTTTCCGAGGGCTGTCAGGGGACGGAGGTGGTACCTGGAGAGATTTGGAGAGGACAAGGTTGGGAGGAGGTGGGCTGTTATCCCGGGGGTGTGGTGA
- a CDS encoding hypothetical protein (EggNog:ENOG41): MRSVKSLLLWGFASFSSTTAALAFPPLFHETRNAEASSSIAKRADEKTPKYFVEAGRNIELGHYDNRYFESKVSYEEHRLVLRDLIRSYLFHMNSYGVETWIAHGTLLGWWWNGQIMPWDYDLDVQVSNNTLQWIGDNLNRTEHSWNYTEAASGEFISKRYLLDINPHHVDIDRSDGRNIIDGRWIDMQNGMYVDITGLREREVDRPGVWSCKNKHRYKSQDLWPMRITEFEGVKARVPFNFNKILVDEYDTKSLVTESWAGHRWDHNNKIWIKETEEEAKQRELGAVDRHLAEAAANPQTEESQEGAGA; this comes from the exons ATGCGTTCAGTAAAGTCGCTGCTCCTCTGGGGCTTCgcttcattctcttcaacaaccgCCGCTCTCGCATTTCCCCCACTATTCCACGAAACTCGGAACGCTGAAGCTTCGTCGTCAATTGCCAAACGCGCAGATGAAAAGACACCGAAATACTTTGTCGAAGCCGGTCGAAATATCGAGCTTGGCCATTATGACAACCGTTATTTCGAATCCAAGGTTTCATATGAGGAACATCGTCTCGTTCTTCGAGATCTGATCCGCAGTTATTTGTTCCATATGAACAGTTACGGCGTGGAAACATGGATTGCTCATGGAACCCTTCTTGGTTGGTGGTGGAACGGCCAGATCATGCCCTGGGACTACGATCTTGACGTGCAAGTGTCTAACAATACTCTTCAATGGATCGGGGACAACCTCAACCGCACGGAACACAGTTGGAACTACACAGAAGCTGCCTCGGGGGAGTTCATCTCCAAGAGATACCTCCTAGACATCAACCCCCACCACGTTGATATCGACCGCTCAGACGGAAGAAATATTATTGATGGCCGTTGGATTGACATGCAGAACGGCATGTACGTTGATATCACTGGCCTCCGTGAGCGCGAGGTAGATCGCCCAGGCGTCTGGAGCTGCAAAAACAAGCATCGGTACAAGAGCCAGGACCTGTGGCCTATGCGTATTACCGAGTTCGAGGGCGTCAAAGCTAGGGTTCCATTCAACTTCAATAAGATCTTGGTTGACGAGTATGATACGAAGAGTTTAGTCACCGAGAGTTGGGCAGG GCACCGTTGGGATCATAATAACAAGATTTGGATCAAGGAGACTGAAGAGGAAGCGAAGCAGCGAGAGCTCGGCGCCGTTGATCGCCATTTGGCTGAAGCAGCTGCAAATCCACAAACCGAGGAGTCGCAGGAAGGCGCAGGGGCATAA
- a CDS encoding hypothetical protein (BUSCO:EOG09260FZZ), with translation MAISWKSFDFFDVVQINIADDETRQLFEGNEISSVCAGSDSLFLGSFEGYVSIINKSWKIVKRFQAYEAGSITHMRQVEGTSLLLTVAEDMSSEPVLKVWALDKLVKKTNTPTCLSTVMINNNRRQFPISAFTATDDLTQIAVGFTNGAVTVIRGELVHDLGTKQRIVFESEEPITGVELAWDAAQKLTTLFVSTTSRILKLGLSKKGHGLPPKTIEDAGCAVGCMTRDPNTDGVIVARDDAIYTYTLDGRGPPKAYESPKSKIDVYNEYVALACPPASSTAKDSEAMRRRFGNTTTNSLFNASSFVLLDMDLRVIGHTETLMSPVGHFVDIWGDFFTVLQDGKVYRYHEKSLQQRLEMLYQRNMFPLAIELAQKSGMDNEQQSLIYRRFGDHLYQKADYDGAMVQYIRAIDTTEPSQVIRKYLDTQRIHNLIQYLEQLHEHRKATADHTTLLLNCYAKLKDINKLEKFIKSPGDLKFDLDTAIAMCRQGGYYEQAAYLAKKHGETDLVVDILIEDSKNYAEALDYVWRQDPDIAYPCLQKYARVLIENCPQDATKLFVDYYTGNYRPRRTLTVPNEIDTPASGGFAAGAASAVQNLSNLLPLPYMNTSSVASPGTVGNTRAVVSDGNIIVDNDDIPAPKYTPPPPRTAFSSFIDHPDEFIIFLEACLEEKELKSSDRTDLYTTLFEMYLYKASEKKGQDHKEEWEAKAKKLIQGEHVPMESSNVLLLSHLADFQDGTILVKEQAGLRFDIFRSYTSAKDTRGAMKALRKYGPEEPQLYPAALAYLTSDQRVLEEAGPDELANVLNKIDKDGLMAPLQVIQTLVGQSSGGGVATMGMIKPYLHETITRERKEIATNRNRINNLRGDTEKRRVELADLGSKPAVFQATWCSDCSQRLDLPAVHFLCKHSFHQRCVRNGGNDNDAECPKCAPENDMIRKMREGQKERAGKHDLFKMDLENSEDRFSTLAEWFSGGVMDGQSAE, from the exons ATGGCCATCTCA TGGAAGTCGTTTGATTTCTTCGACGTTGTCCAAATAAACATCGCCGACGACGAAACCCGACAGCTTTTCGAGGGCAACGAGATCTCGAGCGTTTGCGCAGGCTCTGATAGCCTTTTCCTTGGATCGTTCGAGGGATATGTTAGCATAATAAACAAGTCATGGAAGATCGTCAAGCGCTTCCAGGCTTACGAGGCTGGGAGCATCACGCATATGCGCCAGGTCGAAGGAACAAGTCTCTTGTTGACAGTTGCG GAGGACATGAGTAGTGAGCCTGTTCTGAAGGTGTGGGCGCTCGAcaagcttgtcaagaagaccaacaCACCGACATGTCTGAGCACGGTCATGATCAACAATAACCGACGGCAATTTCCC ATATCTGCGTTTACGGCCACGGATGATCTTACACAAATCGCTGTGGGATTCACTAACGGTGCTGTTACCGTAATTCGAGGTGAATTGGTCCATGATCTCGGTACGAAGCAACGAATCGTTTTCGAATCAGAAGAGCCGATTACCGGTGTTGAACTCGCATGGGATGCGGCACAAAAGCTCACCACTCTCTTTGTTTCAACGACCTCACGAATATTGAAGCTCGGTTTATCCAAAAAGGGACATGGATTACCGCCCAAGACCATCGAAGATGCCGGGTGTGCAGTGGGCTGCATGACGCGTGATCCAAATACAGACGGCGTCATTGTTGCGCGTGACGATGCTATCTACACATACACATTGGACGGTCGAGGGCCCCCCAAGGCGTATGAATCGCCAAAGAGCAAGATTGATGTTTACAATGAATATGTTGCGCTTGCGTGTCCACCTGCGAGCAGCACTGCGAAGGATTCTGAGGCAATGAGGCGACGCTTTGGtaatactactactaatTCTCTATTCAATGCGTCGTCTTTTGTGCTGCTAGATATGGATCTTCGAGTTATCGGTCATACAGAGACTTTGATGTCGCCTGTGGGACACTTTGTTGACATCTGGGGTGATTTCTTCACAGTCCTCCAAGATGGCAAG GTTTACCGGTATCATGAGAAAAGCCTGCAACAACGACTGGAGATGCTGTATCAGAGGAACATGTTTCCTTTGGCTATCGAGCTGGCGCAAAAGTCTGGAATGGATAACGAGCAACAAAGCCTTATTTACCGTCGATTCGGCGATCACTTGTATCAAAAGGCTGACTATGATGGCGCCATGGTTCAGTATATTCGAGCCATTGATACGACCGAGCCATCACAGGTCATTCGCAAG TACCTGGATACACAACGCATTCATAACCTAATTCAATATCTGGAACAACTCCACGAACATCGAAAAGCGACTGCAGACCACACAACCCTGCTCCTCAACTGTTATGCAAAGCTCAAAGATATCAACAAGCTTGAAAAGTTCATCAAGTCTCCTGGCGACCTCAAATTTGATCTTGATACAGCAATTGCCATGTGTCGCCAAGGCGGATACTACGAGCAGGCTGCATACCTAGCCAAGAAGCACGGCGAGACTGATCTTGTGGTGGATATCTTGATAGAGGACTCCAAGAACTATGCCGAAGCGCTCGACTATGTCTGGCGTCAAGATCCCGATATC GCATACCCTTGTCTACAAAAATACGCCCGAGTGCTCATAGAGAATTGTCCCCAAGATGCTACCAAGCTATTCGTGGACTACTATACAGGAAATTACCGACCTCGGCGGACTTTGACGGTGCCAAACGAGATTGATACGCCTGCTAGTGGCGGCTTTGCGGCTGGGGCGGCCAGCGCTGTTCAGAACTTGTCCAATCTGCTGCCCCTACCTTACATGAATACATCTTCGGTCGCATCTCCTGGCACAGTAGGAAACACAAGGGCTGTGGTTAGCGACGGGAACATTATCGTGGATAACGACGATATACCTGCACCAAAATAcacccctcctccaccaagaaCCGCATTCTCATCGTTCATCGACCACCCTGACGAGTTtatcatcttcctcgaagCGTGCCTCGAAGAAAAGGAGCTCAAGTCGAGTGACCGAACAGATCTTTACACTACCCTCTTTGAGATGTACTTGTACAAAGCAAGCGAGAAGAAAGGACAAGATCACAAGGAGGAATGGGAGGccaaggcgaagaagctCATTCAGGGTGAGCACGTGCCTATGGAGAGCTCTAatgttctccttctctcgcaTCTTGCAGATTTCCAAGACGGAACGATCCTTGTCAAGGAACAGGCAGGATTACGTTTTGACATTTTCAGATCATACACATCAGCCAAGGACACAAGGGGCGCCATGAAGGCCCTCCGAAAGTACGGTCCCGAGGAGCCACAGTTGTATCCAGCTGCACTGGCATATCTTACTTCTGACCAAAGGGTACTGGAGGAGGCCGGGCCTGATGAGTTGGCCAACGTGCTAAACAAGATCGACAAAGATGGACTCATGGCTCCCTTGCAAGTCATCCAAACGCTTGTTGGTCAATCTTCAGGCGGTGGCGTAGCAACCATGGGCATGATCAAACCATATCTGCACGAAACAATCACAAGAGAGCGCAAAGAAATTGCTACCAACCGCAACCGCATTAACAATCTTCGCGGCGATACAGAAAAGCGTCGCGTAGAGCTTGCAGACCTAGGTTCCAAACCCGCCGTTTTCCAAGCAACCTGGTGCTCAGACTGCAGCCAGCGTCTTGACCTACCAGCTGTCCACTTCCTCTGCAAACACAGTTTCCACCAACGCTGCGTTCGAAACGGCGGCAACGATAATGATGCGGAGTGTCCCAAGTGTGCACCTGAGAACGACATGATCCGCAAGATGCGTGAGGGCCAGAAGGAGCGGGCTGGAAAGCATGACCTTTTCAAGATGGATCTGGAGAACAGCGAGGATCGGTTTAGTACGCTGGCGGAGTGGTTCTCTGGGGGTGTCATGGATGGGCAGAGTGCGGAGTGA
- a CDS encoding hypothetical protein (EggNog:ENOG41): MTDQQPRDTPTATATATATDSPPPAAAAAPAAPSSPAPQAELIPAEDPEDTSDIDRYEIDSALGSDADFADAYPSAQVIGSDLSPTQPEWVPPNVHFEIADATLTWPWKDNYFDFTHIRYLFGAVQDWPALFQEAYRCCAPGGWVQSCEADIHFYSDDGTTDSEPALQKWADLYEKGGAATGRTFFLQQEALQERSITEAGFTDVRIVDYKVRRRTCLR; this comes from the exons ATGACAGACCAACAGCCTCGAGACACCcccactgccactgctacTGCCACTGCTACtgactctcctcctcctgctgccgctgcagcCCCAGCTGCTCCATCTTCCCCCGCTCCTCAGGCTGAGCTCATCCCCGCAGAGGACCCTGAG GATACTTCCGATATTGATCGTTATGAAATTGATTCAGCTCTTGGGTCCGACGC AGACTTTGCAGATGCGTATCCAAGCGCTCAAGTGATCGGCTCAGACCTCTCACCCACCCAGCCTGAATGGGTCCCTCCAAACGTGCACTTTGAGATCGCAGACGCAACTCTCACCTGGCCTTGGAAAGACAACTATTTCGACTTCACCCACATCCGCTACCTCTTTGGAGCAGTCCAAGACTGGCCTGCCCTCTTCCAAGAAGCATATCGGTGCTGTGCACCCGGTGGCTGGGTCCAATCATGCGAGGCTGACATACATTTCTACTCCGATGACGGAACGACAGACAGCGAGCCTGCCCTCCAGAAGTGGGCGGATCTGTACGAGAAAGGCGGCGCGGCAACGGGGAGGACGTTTTTTCTTCAGCAGGAGGCGCTGCAGGAGAGGAGTATCACAGAAGCTGGCTTCACGGATGTCAGGATAGTTGATTACAAGGTGCGACGACGGACTTGTTTGAGGTGA